The sequence ACCTTGATTAAGCCCACACCATCCTTATACCAATAATAAGTGGTATCATCACCACCTGCCGGTACATATTGAATCTTCCAGCAGTTGCGGTAAGTACCAGCTGGCACTGTCAGGTCCTCTTTAGCAAGCACTTTATAAGTGCTATTATGCCAGGTCTTATTCACCTCTAACGGATAGACCAAAGCTGGAGTATTATCGAAAAATAGAGTATCACCTAACTGGTAAATTTGCGTAGAGTCAACCGTGGTTACTGTTGAGTCGGTATAATAGGGCGGCAGATAGTGGATAGTGTTGACATTGGCGCGCATGTATACATCAATATTTCGAATAGTATCTCTAAATTTCCGCGCAATGGTATGCTCAAAGGTCATCGTGTACAGAGTATCTTGGACTGTGTCGCTAATCACCCGCGCCATATAGCCTTCATATTTCCATTGATTACCGACCTTTAAGGGATAATAGTCCTCACCGCCGAAAATACCACAGCCAACAATCACCAGGGCTACTGTCATCGGAATTAATAAAGACCAATAGCGCTTCATCTTTGTACACCTCCTTTCGTTATAAAGTTTTTAACAGCTTGATAATGCGACATAAATTGTAAAATTATACTTGTTTATATGTTCTTGTCAAGGGTTTTATTTATAATTATTATTGACAGAGCCCCATCTTGCTTGTAAAATCAAATAAGAAACTAATTTGTATTGCCGAGGTGGCGGAATTGGCAGACGCGCTAGGCTCAGGACTTAGTGCCCTTTTGGGCATAGGGGTTCGAATCCCCTCCTCGGCAGTTAATATAACAAAGAAAGGAGTATAAGTTATGGCCAAACATTGCGAGATTTGTGGTAAGACCGGGATGATTGGTTCTAATATTAGCCATGCTCACAATGTAACCAAACGACGCTGGGAGCCCAACCTACAACGAGTTAAAGCTAAAGTCGGGGGAGTGAGTAAGAAAATCTGGGTGTGTACACGCTGCCTGCGTTCTGGAAAAGTAGAAAAAGCTTAGGCAAGGGTTAGTTTTGTAAATTAGAAGGAGGATAGCTTGCGAGTAATACTAAGTCTTTTATCTGTTTTAACATTTTTTGTTTATGCTCAAGATAGTCTTAATACGCTTACGGTGCGTGGCGAAGGAATTGTAGAACCAGAGCCCGATTTAGCCATCATCCAATTAGGTATTGCCCTACAAGATGCCAGTGCTCATAAGGTATATCAAAATACTGAGGAGCTGGTTAAAGAGATTACCAAGGCAGCTCTTGCCGCCGGGATTAAAAAAGATGACATTAAAACCGGATCCTTAAGTCTTTATCCTCACTACGATTACAGTGATTATGTCCAAAAGATCCTTGGCTATCAGATGAATTGCAATTTAACTATCCGAGTGCGTGATCTTAAAAAACTGTCTAATGTAATTGAGATGATAGCCCGAGCTAGTACCAATACTACATTTTCCATTTTCTATGGTTTTCAAGAACCTGAGAAGTTAGAAACTCAAGCCCGCACCAAGGCGTTTAAAGATGCCAGCCGCAAAGCCCAAGAACTGGCTAAGGCCGCAAATTTGAAATTGGGCCGAATTGTGAAGATTACCGAAGAGATAAAACCTGGAGGCGGTGGCGAGGGATGCGCTACCCCATACGGTATGGGGGATGGTCTAGGCCCCAATACAATAAAAGTTGTGGTAAATCTTACCTACGAAATAAAGGAGTAAGCTATGAAAGTGTTAATTACCGGGATCACCGGATTTGCCGGAAGTCATTTAGCTGAGTATTTACTCGGCCTTAAAAATATTAAAGTGTATGGTATCTACCGCTGGCGCTCGCGCATGGAGAATCTCGAACATATTAAAGAAAAAATTAATCTATTAGAATGCGACCTGCGGGATTTTAGTGCCACTTATGAGGTAATTAAAAAAGTGAAACCAGATATGATCTTTCATCTAGCGGCCCAAAGTTTTGTGCCCATGTCCTGGGTGGCACCGAATGAAACCTTGGTCACGAATATTATAAGCGAAGTGAATATCTTTGAGGCGGTTCGGGCCTTAGGCTTAAAGGAATGCCGGATCCATATTGCTGGTTCTAGTGAAGAATATGGCATGGTTTATCCCAATGAAACGCCGATTAAAGAGACTAATCCCTTAAGGCCCTTAAGCCCATATGGGGTAAGTAAGGTAGCTCAGGATCTTTTAGGTTATCAATATTTTATGAGTTATAAACTGCCGATTATCAGGACGCGCGCTTTTAACCATACCGGTCCCCGGCGCGGTGAAGTTTTTGTAACCTCGAACTTTGCCAAGCAGATTGTGGAGATTGAGAAGAAATACCGTAAGCCGGTGATTTATGTCGGTAATTTAGAAGCGGTACGAGACTTTACTGATGTGCGAGATGTGGTGCGGGGGTATTATATGATTCTTAAAGATGGTACACCTGGTGAGGTTTATAATATCTGTAGCGGTAAGGGTTATAAAATTAAAGAAGTTTTAGAATTACTGCTTTCTTTAGCAAAATGCGATATCGAGATAAAACAGGATCCAAGCCGGTTACGGCCATCAGATGTGGAATTACTTTTAGGTGATAATAGCAAAATCCGAAAAGCTGTGGGCTGGAAACCTGAGATTCCCTTTCAAAAGACCCTAGCTGATTTATTAGATTACTGGCGATCCCGCATTTAGCCCCCGGCAATAATGAAAAGAGTTTTAATTACTGGTATTGAAGGGTTTGCCGGACTGCATTTATTTAACCATCTAAGTCAAAAGCAGAGATATAAAATTTACGGCTTACACTATCGAACCTGCGCGCTTAGTGGTCTCACTTGTTTTCATGGTGATATCCGAGATTACTCGTTTGTTGTAGGGGTGATTAAAGAGGTTCAGCCGAATTTAATTTTTCATCTAGCTGCACAAAGTTCAGTGGCTTATGGCGAAAAAGAGCTTCAAGAGACTTATACGGTAAATGTTACAGGGACATTTAATATCTTAGAGGCGGTTCGGTGCCTAAAGCTTAAATCCCGAATTATATATATTTCATCTTGTGAGGTATATGGTCCGCACAACCAAAAACTTAAAGAGACTACGTTGTTAAACCCGGTAAGTTTTTATGCGATAACCAAAATCTGTGCCGAAAATCTTTGCCAGTATTATAGTAAAATTCAGAATTTAGATATTGTAATTCTACGGCCGTTTAGTCATACTGGACCAGGCCAGAGCGAACAATTTATTTTCCCGCGGATTGCTAAAAAGATTGCCGAAATCGAAAAAGCTCGGGCTGAACCAATAATTGAAGTTGGTAATCTCAATCTGAAACGCGATTATACCGATGTCAGGGATATGGTTCGGGCATATGAACTGGCTGCAAGGTTTTGTAAAACTGGTGAGATCTATAATGTTACCTCAGGCAAGAGTTATGAACTGAAAACCGGGGTCCAGTATCTATTAAGTCTTACTGATAAAAAAATCAAACTTCGTATTAACAAGGCGCTTTTCAGGAAAAATGACATTTTGACTCTAACCGGCAGTGCCCAGAAATTTATTAAACTGACTGGTTGGCAACCGCAGATTGATTTTTTTACCACACTTCGGGATCTATTAACATATTATCGAGAAAAGTTAACCGGAAACTAAATTTATAGAATACTTTCACAAATTTCTTTAAGTTTCTGGGCTAAATTCTTATAGCTATAGATATGGGTATTAATTGGTGAAAAAGTTTCGGCTTGACTGGTTAAATCTCTTACAGCTTTAAAAATCTCTCCTTTTTGAAATGGTATAGCCATACCGGCTGAGTGAGCTTTTAATAGATCTTCAACTTCTTTAGGATAGTTTCCCAGGGCCAGGATTGGTTTTTGTGCGCCAAGATACTCGTAGAATTTAAGACCAACGGCTTGGTTAGATTTAGAAATGTATAAAAGAAGATTAGCACCTTTAAGAATTGAGATTGTCTCTTGGTGACTTAAAGTCCCTAAGTAAATAATATTTGGATATTCTCTAAGTTTAAACTCGATATCGCGCGGACACGGGCCAAGCAGGATTAATTTTATATCGCTTAGTTCTTTAATAGCTTCAGCAACAAAAATTAACGCCTCTAATACCTCTACGATATTACCAGCATAAACAATGCCTTTTTTAGCAAGCAACCTTGCCGATTGTGTAAATTCTTCGGGGTCATAGCCATTAGGTAGGATAACAGCATCTTGATAGTTAAGTTCTTCTTTAACTGTTTTATTTACCACTAACACCTGATCGGAGACTGTAAAAATTAGATTGCGTAATTTTCTCAGCTTTTTTTCGCGCCACTTTGGCGGTAGTTTATAACCAGTAGGCCAAGGGTCACGAAAATCAGTAATTAGAGGTATTTTAAATTCCCTCTTTAGTTTCCAGCCAACAATTAGGGCGCTGAATGGGGGCGAGGTTGCTAAGATTACATCTGGGTTTTCCTGTTCGATAATTTTTTTACCAAGCCTCCAGGCGAAGGGAATCCAAAATCTTTTAGCATCCGGATAGAGAAAAAAATTCAAGTGAAGACTTAAAGAAGCATTCTTAGCTGTGGGGGGCGATACGGGGAATTTTACAAGGTATAAGATGCGTCCCAGGTCTAAAGTTTCGCTTCGATAAACTTTAATACCCTGGATCTCGCATACGGCGTGGTAATCATAGTGATAATATGCGATCGGCTTAGTAGTAAGGATTATTGGCGTCAAATTAAGTTGGTTTAAATATTTAGCTAACTTTGTTATTCGAATTACACCACTTACACCTACCGGCGGTGCGTAATAAGAAATCAGTAAGATTTTGCGGGTCATTTTTAAGAATCATATTATCGCAAGCTATTAAATTGTCAATACTATTGACCGATGATAAGTTTATGATATAATAGGTATTAAAAGTTTAAGTAAAACCAAGATGCCGGCAATTATTGTGCATGGTGGGGCTGGAAAAATAAAAAATCCCGAAGAACACGAGATCGGCATTAAGAAAGCCTTAGAAATCGGCTGGGCGATACTTAAGGCCGGTGGCAAGGCATTAGATGCAGTAATTGAAAGCGTGCGGTATATGGAAGATTCTGGCAGTTTTAACTGCGGCCGAGGCGCGGTATTAACATTGGATGGCAAAATGGAGTTGGACGCATCGGTCATGACTGACGATGGTAAATTTGGCGCAGTTGGAGCCGTCCGGGGCATTAAAAATCCGATCCTGGTTGCACATCAAGTAATGTTAAAAACCGATCATCTGTTATTGGTTGGGGCTGGCGCACAAGCTTTTGCTTATAAAATGGGATTTAAAAAATACTATCGAATTACCAAGAAACAAAAAGAGCGCTGGCTAAAGTTTAGAAAGAAACCCAACTCATTATATTTCCCGAAGTTTAAAAATTTACTTAAGTTGGGCACAGTTGGTGCCGTAGCCTTGGATGTGCATAATCAGATCGCCGTTAGTAACTCCACAGGTGGTATAATTGGTAAACTTGCCGGCCGAATAGGTGATACCCCAATTATCGGTGCTGGTATTTATGCCGATTCGTGTGGTGGGGTATGTGCTACTGGTCATGGTGAAGGTATTATTCGACTGTTTTTGTCTAAGTATGTTGTTGACTTAATGCGAAAACTTCCAGCGCCACGGGCAATACAAAAGGGAATTAGCTTGGCACAACAGCACGGGGTTCTGTGTGGCATTATCGGTATCGATAAACAAGGTAATATTGGCTATGGTTATACTACCGAATCAATCTCCTGGGGCTTTATTAAAAATGGCGAGCTTAAAATGTTTCGATAGTATTGACATAATTGAATTTTAAGTTAAGATATAGGCATGAAAAATAAAATAACTTATTACACTTCAGAATCGGTAACCGAGGGGCACCCGGATAAAATCTGTGATCAGATTGCCGATGCTGTGCTCGACGATGTTTTACGACAGGACAAAAATGCCCGGGTTGCCTGTGAAGTTTTTGTTTCTGTTGGTTTAGTTATTGTTGGAGGAGAAATTACCACTACTGCCTGGGTTGATTTGCAAAAATTAGTCAGAAAATTACTCTATGATATTGGCTACACTGACACCAAGTACGGTTTAAGCGCCGAAAATTGCGCAATTATTAACATCATTGGTCGTCAATCCCCAGATATCGCTCAAGGGGTTGATGTTGGTGGTGCTGGCGATCAAGGTCTGATGATTGGTTATGCCTGTAATGAGACCAAAGAGTATATGCCTTTACCGATCATGCTGGCCCATAAACTGGTGCGAAGATTAGCTGATGTAAGAAAAAATAAAATTTTAGATTATTTAGGGCCCGATGGTAAATCGCAAGTAACCGTGGAATATGAGAATGACCAACCCAAAAGAATCTCTAGTGTCGTAATTGCTGCCCAGCATACCGAAAAAATTCTTGACAAAACCGGTAAACGTATTACCAAAAAAGCTCGCGAAGAGATCATCGAGACGGTTGTAAAAGCCGTGCTTCCCGAATATTTGCTTGATAAAAACACCCAATATTTTGTGAACGAAACCGGCAAATTTGTCGTTGGTGGACCGCAATCTGATACCGGAATGACCGGTCGGAAAATTATTGTTGATACCTATGGTGGCATTGTCCGTCATGGGGGTGGGGCATTCTCAGGCAAAGATCCAACTAAGGTTGACCGAACGGCATCTTATTTTGCTCGATATGTAGCCAAAAATTTTGTGGCAAGTGGCGTCTGTGATAAAATGGAATTGAGTTTGGCTTATGTCATTGGTCGAAAAGAACCCACCCAGATAAGCATCAATACTTTTGGCACGTCGCGGGTGCCTGAAGAAAAACTCTTAAAAGTGATCAAAGAACTTTTTGACTTTACACCGCAAGGCATGATACAAAAACTTAATTTACGGCGGCCGATCTATCTGCCTACCGCTTGTTATGGTCATTTTGGCCGAAATGAAAAAACCTTTACCTGGGAAGCCTTAGATAGTGTGGATCAGATTAAGAAAGCCCTAAGTCGGGTGTAAAAATTTTTAGTTCAGGGAATTATTGATAAGATCTATGGAATATGAGATTAAAGACCTTAATTTGCGTGCCCACGGCAAGTTAAAGATTGAGTGGGCCTCGCGATTTATGCCGGTGCTTGGGCTCATCAGAAAAAGGTTTCAAGCCACAAAACCGCTTAAGGGCATAAAAATTTCTGGTTGTTTACATATAACCTCGGAGACTGCCAATTTGGCGATAACCTTAAAAAGCGGCGGAGCTGAAGTACGGCTCTGTGCATCGAATCCACTCTCGACCCAAGATGATGTTGCCGCAAGTTTGGTGGGTGATTATGGGATTTCGGTTTTTGCAATGCGGGGTGAGGATCGGGATACTTATTATAAGCATATTCTTCAAGCCTTAGCCCATAAGCCTAATATTACTATTGATGATGGTGCTGATTTAGTTTCAACTCTACATACCAAGAAAACCGAGCTCCTACAAAATATTATGGGCGGCACGGAAGAAACCACCACCGGAGTTATTCGTCTAAAAAGTATGGCCCAAAATGGAGTTTTAAAATATCCGATAATTGCCGTTAATGATTCGAAGACAAAATTTTTATTTGATAATCGATATGGCACTGGTCAATCTACACTTGATGGAATATTACGAGCCACTAATTTCCTATTCGCCGGCTCTACCGTCGTAGTAGCTGGTTATGGCTGGTGCGGTAAGGGTGTGGCCCGAAAAGCCCAGGGCCTAGGTGCCAATGTCTGGGTTAGTGAGGTAAATCCGATCCGAGCCCTAGAGGCCAAAATGGATGGGTTTAATGTTGGACCAATGTCAGAACTGTGTGCTCTGGCTGATGTGATTATTACTGTAACTGGTTGTGAAAATGTCTTAGACAAAAGACATTTCTTGCGCCTTAAAGATGGGGCGATTATCTGTAACTCCGGGCACTTTGATGTTGAGATTAATAAAAAAGCCTTAAATGCCTTAGCTGTAAAAAAACGTCTAGTGCGTCCCAATTGTGAGGAGTTCCAGTTAAAAAATGGCCGGCGGGTTTATCTATTAGCTGAAGGCCGTTTGGTAAATTTAGCCGCGGCGGAAGGTCATCCAGCAATGGTCATGGATATGTCTTTTGCTAATCAGGCCTTAGCGGTTGAGTATTTAATCACCCATCATAAGAGCCTAGATAACAAGGTGTATCACTTGCCACACGAGTTAGACTGCAAAATTGCCGAATTAAAATTAGCTACCATGGGGATTAAGATTGACAAATTGACACCGAAACAAAAGCGCTATATCACTTCCTGGCAGTTCGGCACATAATAATCTTATCGTTAAACCCAAGCCGTCCCGAGGACTGTAGGGTCAGCTTAAAGAAGAGCTAGATTAGCCTATGATTATCAATAAGTTGTCACAAAAATTTCTTTAAGCAAGTGTGTACTTTGCAGTACACATTTTGGGTCCCGATAAATTGAGGTTCCAATAAATCAGGGATAAAAAGAGTTTGACTTATCAGATTTTTTGTGTTATAATTTTTATTGATTTAATTATAAGGAGTACGATATGAAAAAAACCTTTGGATTTCTGTTTATCATCCTGATGGCATTTACAAGTTTGGCCTATAGCAAAACAATGATTGTGCGGGTGTTTGTTTCTGACTACGAGGAGCTTATCCGGAAAATCGACTTTAAGTATACTAATATCGAAATTGCTGGGGTAAACCCTAAAGAATGGTATGAGCTAGTTGTACCCGAAGAAGACTACTATACAATATTGGCATCCGGTCTAAAACACACGATCACGATTGACGATTTAGAAGCGCAAAAAGAGGCCTTGCGTGGCCAATATCGCAGTTTGGATTCGGTGAATCTTTTTTTACGGAATTTAGCTCAGACTTATTCTCAGATATGCGTGTTAGAAAGTCTAGGACCGTCATACGAAAATCGCATGATATATGGGATTAAAATTTCTGATAATCCCACGCTTGATGAAGAAGACATTGAACCCGGAGTATTTATCTGTGGCCTGCATCATTCCCGGGAATGGGCCACAATTGAAGTTTGCCTTTTCTTTGCGGACAGTATCCTGCGTGCTTACAATTCTAACCCTAATATTCAAAATCTAATCAATAATCATCAAATTTGGGTCTTTCCAGTGATTAATCCTGATGGTTATGTGTATGATTATCCACAACAGCGCTCCTGGCGCAAAAACCGTCAACCATTCGGCGGTGCGATTGGGACCGATATTAATCGCAATTACTTGGGCGCATGTGACACTAATCGCTATGGACTGTGGGGAGCTTTAGCCTCTGGTGCTCAGAGTTCCCATTATCCATCAAGCGAAACTTTTATGGGGGCATTCGGGGCGTCTAGCCCAGAGATTAGAAATGTGACTGAGTTTTTCCGGCGCCACAATATAAACGTTTCTTTATCATTTCATTCCTATTCAGAACTTGTTTTGTGGCCCTGGGGGTTTTTAGATATTCCCACGCCGGATAATGCACTGTATGTGCGGGTTGGCAATACTATGGCCAGTTTGATAAATAAATTAGGTGGTGGCACTTATACTCCTGGGCAAATTCCTTCGCTGTATTTGGTTTCTAGTGGTTCGGATGACTGGATATATGGTTATAATAAATTTGTTAAAGGCAATCCCTGCCTGGCTTATACGATAGAAGTTGGAACTCAATTTTATCAACCAACATCCCAGTTAGATCAGATTTGCCGAGAGAATTTTAAGGCCATCTACTATCTAGCGAATTTTTCTGATAGTGTGCGGGTATTGGTAAAACCATTTGTCGCACCACCAGAACTTTCGGTGCCGGAGACGGTTACCAGTAACCAGTTTACGATTAGTTGGCGACCTAAGAACGCTACCTATAATCAACCAACTCAATGGCAAGTTGAAGAACTACGAGGCTATGAGGTATTTATCGATAATTTTGAAGGACTAAATAATAATGCCTGGATTACCCGGGGATTTGTTTTAAGTACGACCCGGGCCTATTCGGGCACCAGAAGTATGTATTCAGATTCCGCAAATAATATTTCGAATTATTTAAGAACCCGCTATCCTTATTATGTCCGCCCGGGTGATTCTCTTATTTTTTGGTGTTGGTATAATCTTGAGCGAAATTATGATGTCGCGGTCGTAGAGGTTTCTTATGATACCCGAGAGTGGTTTCAATTAGGTCCGCGGCTTACTGATACCGCAATGAGTTGGCGGCGCCTGGCGTATTCGTTAGAGAATTATGTGGGTAAATCGATCTATTTTCAATCCCGGGTAATGACTGATGGCAGTGTGTTACGCAACGGATTCTATGTCGATGATGTCTATCCAGTGCCGTTTTTCAGTAATCAGCAAGTTATTTCGGCTAGTGTCATAGATACATTTTTAACCGTGACTGTCAATGAACCTGGGACTTATTGGTATCGCGTTAAGGGATATAATATCACAAACGGTTGGGGTGAGTATAGTTTAACAAAGCCGGTAACGGTCTTAAGTAGTGCAATTACTGAAAATCGCCAAGATTGCAATAACTCTTTTCAACTGAAAGTTATACCAAATATTTTGCGAAATGGAATTGTAATTAATTATTACTTACCTCAAATCTCTGATGTTGAATTGCGAGTTTATAATTCGCTAGGCCAAGAAGTTACAACCTTAAGGCTTGCAGCTCAAAAATCTGGTGCGTATCAGATATTTTGGGATGGCCGCAGTAATAACCGGTTGAAATTGGCTCCGGGAATATATTTTCTGCAATTAGCAGTAGATAAAAAAACTGCGATCAGAAGAATATTGATTTTATAAGCTCTTGATTATTGTGCAAATCTTGGTAAGATAATTACAATGCCTAAGCAAACGCCGTTTTACGAAAAGCATATCCAAAATCACGGACGAATGGTCGAATTTGCCGGGCATCTACTGCCGATGCAGTTTAAAGGAATTATTCCCGAGCATCTTACGGTTCGAAAGCAAGTAGGAGTTTTTGACGTTTCACATATGGGGCGTATCGAGGTTTATGGACGTGACCGCATATCATTTGTTGATTACTTAACTACTAACGATGTGGAGGGTCTTAAAGAATTTCAAGTGCAATATTCTACGATGTGTCTTCCTAATGGGGGAATTATTGACGACTTATTGGTATATCGGCTCCCGGACCACATGCTACTTGTGGTAAATGGGGCTCGCCACGAGTATGATTTAAATTGGATTATTGAACATAAAAAGGGCGATGTGGAAATAATTGACCGGACTTCAGAAATTGCTCAATTAGCTATTCAGGGACCCAAATCCGAACCGGTATTAGAAAAGCTATGTGCAATAAATTTAGCTTCAATTGGCTACTATTGGTCAGCATATGCTATGCTCGACGGCATCCAGATTCTTATTTCACGTACCGGATACACTGGGGAGGACGGTTTTGAAATCTACGTTGAAAATCGTTTTGCTTCGCAAGTATGGGATTTAATTTTTAAAGCTGGTCAAGAATATGGAATTGAACCAATTGGCCTGGGTGCGCGCGATACCTTACGGTTAGAAATGAAATATTGTCTGTACGGTAACGATATCACCGAAGAAACTAATCCTTTAGAAGCTGGATTAAACTTTGTGGTCAAATTAGATAAGCCCAATGGCTTTATAG comes from candidate division WOR-3 bacterium and encodes:
- the rpmB gene encoding 50S ribosomal protein L28: MAKHCEICGKTGMIGSNISHAHNVTKRRWEPNLQRVKAKVGGVSKKIWVCTRCLRSGKVEKA
- a CDS encoding SIMPL domain-containing protein (The SIMPL domain is named for its presence in mouse protein SIMPL (signalling molecule that associates with mouse pelle-like kinase). Bacterial member BP26, from Brucella, was shown to assemble into a channel-like structure, while YggE from E. coli has been associated with resistance to oxidative stress.), which produces MRVILSLLSVLTFFVYAQDSLNTLTVRGEGIVEPEPDLAIIQLGIALQDASAHKVYQNTEELVKEITKAALAAGIKKDDIKTGSLSLYPHYDYSDYVQKILGYQMNCNLTIRVRDLKKLSNVIEMIARASTNTTFSIFYGFQEPEKLETQARTKAFKDASRKAQELAKAANLKLGRIVKITEEIKPGGGGEGCATPYGMGDGLGPNTIKVVVNLTYEIKE
- a CDS encoding GDP-mannose 4,6-dehydratase — protein: MKVLITGITGFAGSHLAEYLLGLKNIKVYGIYRWRSRMENLEHIKEKINLLECDLRDFSATYEVIKKVKPDMIFHLAAQSFVPMSWVAPNETLVTNIISEVNIFEAVRALGLKECRIHIAGSSEEYGMVYPNETPIKETNPLRPLSPYGVSKVAQDLLGYQYFMSYKLPIIRTRAFNHTGPRRGEVFVTSNFAKQIVEIEKKYRKPVIYVGNLEAVRDFTDVRDVVRGYYMILKDGTPGEVYNICSGKGYKIKEVLELLLSLAKCDIEIKQDPSRLRPSDVELLLGDNSKIRKAVGWKPEIPFQKTLADLLDYWRSRI
- a CDS encoding GDP-mannose 4,6-dehydratase; its protein translation is MKRVLITGIEGFAGLHLFNHLSQKQRYKIYGLHYRTCALSGLTCFHGDIRDYSFVVGVIKEVQPNLIFHLAAQSSVAYGEKELQETYTVNVTGTFNILEAVRCLKLKSRIIYISSCEVYGPHNQKLKETTLLNPVSFYAITKICAENLCQYYSKIQNLDIVILRPFSHTGPGQSEQFIFPRIAKKIAEIEKARAEPIIEVGNLNLKRDYTDVRDMVRAYELAARFCKTGEIYNVTSGKSYELKTGVQYLLSLTDKKIKLRINKALFRKNDILTLTGSAQKFIKLTGWQPQIDFFTTLRDLLTYYREKLTGN
- a CDS encoding glycosyltransferase, whose protein sequence is MTRKILLISYYAPPVGVSGVIRITKLAKYLNQLNLTPIILTTKPIAYYHYDYHAVCEIQGIKVYRSETLDLGRILYLVKFPVSPPTAKNASLSLHLNFFLYPDAKRFWIPFAWRLGKKIIEQENPDVILATSPPFSALIVGWKLKREFKIPLITDFRDPWPTGYKLPPKWREKKLRKLRNLIFTVSDQVLVVNKTVKEELNYQDAVILPNGYDPEEFTQSARLLAKKGIVYAGNIVEVLEALIFVAEAIKELSDIKLILLGPCPRDIEFKLREYPNIIYLGTLSHQETISILKGANLLLYISKSNQAVGLKFYEYLGAQKPILALGNYPKEVEDLLKAHSAGMAIPFQKGEIFKAVRDLTSQAETFSPINTHIYSYKNLAQKLKEICESIL
- a CDS encoding isoaspartyl peptidase/L-asparaginase family protein; the protein is MPAIIVHGGAGKIKNPEEHEIGIKKALEIGWAILKAGGKALDAVIESVRYMEDSGSFNCGRGAVLTLDGKMELDASVMTDDGKFGAVGAVRGIKNPILVAHQVMLKTDHLLLVGAGAQAFAYKMGFKKYYRITKKQKERWLKFRKKPNSLYFPKFKNLLKLGTVGAVALDVHNQIAVSNSTGGIIGKLAGRIGDTPIIGAGIYADSCGGVCATGHGEGIIRLFLSKYVVDLMRKLPAPRAIQKGISLAQQHGVLCGIIGIDKQGNIGYGYTTESISWGFIKNGELKMFR
- the metK gene encoding methionine adenosyltransferase, translated to MKNKITYYTSESVTEGHPDKICDQIADAVLDDVLRQDKNARVACEVFVSVGLVIVGGEITTTAWVDLQKLVRKLLYDIGYTDTKYGLSAENCAIINIIGRQSPDIAQGVDVGGAGDQGLMIGYACNETKEYMPLPIMLAHKLVRRLADVRKNKILDYLGPDGKSQVTVEYENDQPKRISSVVIAAQHTEKILDKTGKRITKKAREEIIETVVKAVLPEYLLDKNTQYFVNETGKFVVGGPQSDTGMTGRKIIVDTYGGIVRHGGGAFSGKDPTKVDRTASYFARYVAKNFVASGVCDKMELSLAYVIGRKEPTQISINTFGTSRVPEEKLLKVIKELFDFTPQGMIQKLNLRRPIYLPTACYGHFGRNEKTFTWEALDSVDQIKKALSRV
- the ahcY gene encoding adenosylhomocysteinase encodes the protein MEYEIKDLNLRAHGKLKIEWASRFMPVLGLIRKRFQATKPLKGIKISGCLHITSETANLAITLKSGGAEVRLCASNPLSTQDDVAASLVGDYGISVFAMRGEDRDTYYKHILQALAHKPNITIDDGADLVSTLHTKKTELLQNIMGGTEETTTGVIRLKSMAQNGVLKYPIIAVNDSKTKFLFDNRYGTGQSTLDGILRATNFLFAGSTVVVAGYGWCGKGVARKAQGLGANVWVSEVNPIRALEAKMDGFNVGPMSELCALADVIITVTGCENVLDKRHFLRLKDGAIICNSGHFDVEINKKALNALAVKKRLVRPNCEEFQLKNGRRVYLLAEGRLVNLAAAEGHPAMVMDMSFANQALAVEYLITHHKSLDNKVYHLPHELDCKIAELKLATMGIKIDKLTPKQKRYITSWQFGT
- a CDS encoding M14 family zinc carboxypeptidase, which translates into the protein MKKTFGFLFIILMAFTSLAYSKTMIVRVFVSDYEELIRKIDFKYTNIEIAGVNPKEWYELVVPEEDYYTILASGLKHTITIDDLEAQKEALRGQYRSLDSVNLFLRNLAQTYSQICVLESLGPSYENRMIYGIKISDNPTLDEEDIEPGVFICGLHHSREWATIEVCLFFADSILRAYNSNPNIQNLINNHQIWVFPVINPDGYVYDYPQQRSWRKNRQPFGGAIGTDINRNYLGACDTNRYGLWGALASGAQSSHYPSSETFMGAFGASSPEIRNVTEFFRRHNINVSLSFHSYSELVLWPWGFLDIPTPDNALYVRVGNTMASLINKLGGGTYTPGQIPSLYLVSSGSDDWIYGYNKFVKGNPCLAYTIEVGTQFYQPTSQLDQICRENFKAIYYLANFSDSVRVLVKPFVAPPELSVPETVTSNQFTISWRPKNATYNQPTQWQVEELRGYEVFIDNFEGLNNNAWITRGFVLSTTRAYSGTRSMYSDSANNISNYLRTRYPYYVRPGDSLIFWCWYNLERNYDVAVVEVSYDTREWFQLGPRLTDTAMSWRRLAYSLENYVGKSIYFQSRVMTDGSVLRNGFYVDDVYPVPFFSNQQVISASVIDTFLTVTVNEPGTYWYRVKGYNITNGWGEYSLTKPVTVLSSAITENRQDCNNSFQLKVIPNILRNGIVINYYLPQISDVELRVYNSLGQEVTTLRLAAQKSGAYQIFWDGRSNNRLKLAPGIYFLQLAVDKKTAIRRILIL